The following coding sequences lie in one Alosa sapidissima isolate fAloSap1 chromosome 15, fAloSap1.pri, whole genome shotgun sequence genomic window:
- the LOC121683193 gene encoding high affinity immunoglobulin gamma Fc receptor I-like: MRLFLSLIVVSALQKWTQAQIPRKAVASVAEGDAHLFSGGSLLLTCDVPEDPSPLWTFEWFFNGKPLASGMSYQIWKARVLQSGNYTCMAVRETELNPTGILETQLSAPLRVDIDGGWIILEAPSKPMIMEETMSLTCRIRGHRRPEVIFYLNGREIWRQRNRTLTLHHLTLEHGGQYSCRATWEVQGLYHSAESTGVAVTVLEILTTPQLLASIIQGRQKKRDLKLTCVTEVNTRASAAVLIHYYFLKNDMPLGPATSYGTIIIPDVSAEDSGQYSCRVSVPMLRRMSWSTKEQVDIPRSR; the protein is encoded by the exons ATGCGTTTATTTCTCAGTTTGATAG TTGTTTCGGCGTTGCAGAAATGGACCCAGGCGCAAA TACCCAGGAAAGCGGTGGCATCGGTGGCCGAAGGTGACGCTCATCTGTTCTCCGGTGGTTCGCTACTACTGACCTGTGACGTGCCAGAGGACCCATCACCACTTTGGACGTTCGAATGGTTCTTTAACGGCAAACCACTGGCTTCGGGCATGTCGTATCAGATTTGGAAAGCCCGAGTACTTCAAAGTGGTAACTACACCTGTATGGCTGTCAGGGAGACAGAGTTGAACCCGACGGGGATCCTTGAGACGCAGCTCAGCGCCCCATTACGCGTAGACATTGACG GTGGGTGGATTATCCTGGAAGCACCCAGCAAACCAATGATCATGGAGGAGACGATGTCCCTGACGTGCCGCATTCGAGGACATCGTCGACCTGAAGTCATTTTCTACCTGAATGGCAGAGAGATTTGGAGACAGAGGAACAGGACGCTGACTTTGCACCACCTCACTTTAGAGCATGGAGGGCAATACTCCTGCAGGGCCACGTGGGAAGTGCAGGGATTGTACCATTCGGCCGAGTCCACCGGTGTAGCAGTGACTGTCCTAG AAATACTGACCACACCACAGCTGCTTGCGAGCATAATTCAAGGAAGGCAGAAGAAAAGGGACTTGAAGCTGACCTGTGTAACAGAGGTCAACACCAGAGCGTCTGCGGCCGTTCTTATCCACTACTACTTCCTGAAGAACGACATGCCACTGGGCCCAGCCACGTCGTACGGCACCATCATCATCCCAGACGTGAGCGCCGAGGATAGTGGCCAGTACAGCTGCAGGGTCTCTGTGCCCATGCTGCGCAGAATGAGTTGGAGCACCAAGGAGCAGGTGGACATCCCAAGAAGCCGCTAA